The following coding sequences lie in one Rutidosis leptorrhynchoides isolate AG116_Rl617_1_P2 chromosome 6, CSIRO_AGI_Rlap_v1, whole genome shotgun sequence genomic window:
- the LOC139851511 gene encoding chaperone protein dnaJ A6, chloroplastic-like isoform X1, giving the protein MLHELEYTYKMANIPCGGTSVALWGVQPQSMMSVSLTSKSLAHFPRSSTKTSSFALPCSSFFSQASLHALYDTRSGGNSHHRRGSRLTVRAESDFYSILGVSKSASKADIKSAYRKLARSYHPDVNKEPGAEQKFKDISNAYEVLSDDEKRSIYDRYGEAGLKGTGMGGNGDFSNPFDIFESLFDMGGMGGMGGRASRNMATEGEDQGYNLVLNFKEAVFGVEKEIEITKLDSCGTCNGSGAKPGTSASRCTACGGQGQVISSARTPLGVFQQVSTCSSCGGSGEISTPCDTCKGDGRVRKSKRISLKVPAGVDSGSRLRVRSEGSAGRRGGPPGDLFVMIDVLPDPVLKRDDTNILYTCKVTYLDAILGTTVKVPTVDGTVDLKIPSGTQPGTTLVMAKKGVPLLNKNNRRGDQLVRVQVEIPKRVSGEEKKLIEELSNLKKGKVASSSSSR; this is encoded by the exons ATGTTACATGAGCTAG AGTATACATATAAAATGGCAAATATACCTTGTGGAGGTACATCAGTGGCTCTGTGGGGAGTTCAACCTCAGTCAATGATGAGTGTTTCGTTAACAAGCAAGTCTCTTGCACATTTTCCTCG TTCTTCAACCAAGACAAGTAGTTTTGCATTACCATGCTCAAGCTTCTTTTCGCAAGCTTCCTTGCATGCACTATACGATACGAGGTCAGGTGGAAATTCTCATCACCGCAGAGGCAGTCGTCTCACTGTCCGAGCTGAATCT GATTTCTATTCGATACTTGGCGTGTCAAAGAGTGCCAGCAAAGCAGACATTAAGAGTG CTTATAGGAAACTTGCAAGGAGTTATCATCCTGATGTTAACAA AGAACCAGGAGCTGAACAAAAGTTCAAAGACATTAGTAATGCTTACGAG GTCTTATCAGACGATGAAAAAAGATCTATATATGACAGGTATGGTGAGGCTGGACTTAAAGGTACTGGCATGGGGGGTAACGGG GATTTCAGCAACCCGTTTGATATCTTCGAGTCATTATTTGATATGGGTGGCATGGGTGGTATGGGAGGGCGAGCCTCGCGTAACATGGCTACAGAAGGTGAAGACCAAGGTTACAATCTGGTCCTGAACTTTAAAGAAGCCGTGTTTGGTGTTGAAAAGGAGATTGAAATAACCAAACTTGATAGCTGTGGAACTTGCAACGGTTCGGGTGCCAAGCCTGGGACCAGTGCATCAAGATGCACAGCATGTGGTGGTCAAGGTCAAGTCATCTCATCGGCTAGAACCCCGTTAGGCGTTTTTCAGCAAGTATCAACATGCTCTTCTTGTGGTGGGAGTGGAGAAATTTCCACTCCTTGCGATACATGCAAGGGAGACGGGCGAGTACGAAAGTCAAAGCGGATTAGCCTAAAAGTCCCTGCCGGGGTGGACTCAGGGAGCCGTTTAAGGGTCCGGTCAGAAGGAAGCGCTGGTAGGAGAGGCGGGCCCCCTGGTGACCTTTTTGTGATGATTGATGTGCTTCCTGATCCTGTATTAAAACGTGACGACACAAACATTCTATATACTTGCAAGGTTACATATCTTGATGCTATACTGGGAACTACTGTGAAGGTACCAACTGTTGATGGGACTGTTGATTTGAAGATCCCGAGTGGGACTCAGCCTGGGACGACGTTAGTGATGGCCAAAAAGGGGGTCCCACTTTTGAACAAGAACAACAGAAGGGGTGATCAGTTGGTAAGAGTGCAAGTCGAGATACCGAAACGTGTGAGTGGTGAAGAGAAGAAGCTTATTGAAGAACTGTCCAATTTAAAGAAAGGTAAGGTTgcaagtagtagtagtagtagataA
- the LOC139851511 gene encoding chaperone protein dnaJ A6, chloroplastic-like isoform X2, which produces MANIPCGGTSVALWGVQPQSMMSVSLTSKSLAHFPRSSTKTSSFALPCSSFFSQASLHALYDTRSGGNSHHRRGSRLTVRAESDFYSILGVSKSASKADIKSAYRKLARSYHPDVNKEPGAEQKFKDISNAYEVLSDDEKRSIYDRYGEAGLKGTGMGGNGDFSNPFDIFESLFDMGGMGGMGGRASRNMATEGEDQGYNLVLNFKEAVFGVEKEIEITKLDSCGTCNGSGAKPGTSASRCTACGGQGQVISSARTPLGVFQQVSTCSSCGGSGEISTPCDTCKGDGRVRKSKRISLKVPAGVDSGSRLRVRSEGSAGRRGGPPGDLFVMIDVLPDPVLKRDDTNILYTCKVTYLDAILGTTVKVPTVDGTVDLKIPSGTQPGTTLVMAKKGVPLLNKNNRRGDQLVRVQVEIPKRVSGEEKKLIEELSNLKKGKVASSSSSR; this is translated from the exons ATGGCAAATATACCTTGTGGAGGTACATCAGTGGCTCTGTGGGGAGTTCAACCTCAGTCAATGATGAGTGTTTCGTTAACAAGCAAGTCTCTTGCACATTTTCCTCG TTCTTCAACCAAGACAAGTAGTTTTGCATTACCATGCTCAAGCTTCTTTTCGCAAGCTTCCTTGCATGCACTATACGATACGAGGTCAGGTGGAAATTCTCATCACCGCAGAGGCAGTCGTCTCACTGTCCGAGCTGAATCT GATTTCTATTCGATACTTGGCGTGTCAAAGAGTGCCAGCAAAGCAGACATTAAGAGTG CTTATAGGAAACTTGCAAGGAGTTATCATCCTGATGTTAACAA AGAACCAGGAGCTGAACAAAAGTTCAAAGACATTAGTAATGCTTACGAG GTCTTATCAGACGATGAAAAAAGATCTATATATGACAGGTATGGTGAGGCTGGACTTAAAGGTACTGGCATGGGGGGTAACGGG GATTTCAGCAACCCGTTTGATATCTTCGAGTCATTATTTGATATGGGTGGCATGGGTGGTATGGGAGGGCGAGCCTCGCGTAACATGGCTACAGAAGGTGAAGACCAAGGTTACAATCTGGTCCTGAACTTTAAAGAAGCCGTGTTTGGTGTTGAAAAGGAGATTGAAATAACCAAACTTGATAGCTGTGGAACTTGCAACGGTTCGGGTGCCAAGCCTGGGACCAGTGCATCAAGATGCACAGCATGTGGTGGTCAAGGTCAAGTCATCTCATCGGCTAGAACCCCGTTAGGCGTTTTTCAGCAAGTATCAACATGCTCTTCTTGTGGTGGGAGTGGAGAAATTTCCACTCCTTGCGATACATGCAAGGGAGACGGGCGAGTACGAAAGTCAAAGCGGATTAGCCTAAAAGTCCCTGCCGGGGTGGACTCAGGGAGCCGTTTAAGGGTCCGGTCAGAAGGAAGCGCTGGTAGGAGAGGCGGGCCCCCTGGTGACCTTTTTGTGATGATTGATGTGCTTCCTGATCCTGTATTAAAACGTGACGACACAAACATTCTATATACTTGCAAGGTTACATATCTTGATGCTATACTGGGAACTACTGTGAAGGTACCAACTGTTGATGGGACTGTTGATTTGAAGATCCCGAGTGGGACTCAGCCTGGGACGACGTTAGTGATGGCCAAAAAGGGGGTCCCACTTTTGAACAAGAACAACAGAAGGGGTGATCAGTTGGTAAGAGTGCAAGTCGAGATACCGAAACGTGTGAGTGGTGAAGAGAAGAAGCTTATTGAAGAACTGTCCAATTTAAAGAAAGGTAAGGTTgcaagtagtagtagtagtagataA